TTTGGTCTGTATAACAAAGGCAGTATTTGTGTCTGCAGTGGCTAGGATTGTGTTAAGTAAATCCTGACGTAGGGGGATGTCACTCTTCACTGTGATCTGGTTCCAGAACCGGGATGAACATTGAGGTTGGGAACGTGTCTTACACGGGAGCCGTCATCTCCTGGTCATCCTCAGAGCCTTGCTTGGAGGACTATTACCATATTATGTACAGGCCCAACTGGAACAGTATCTTCTCCAGCTATCTGCGATACAGCTTCCATCACGAGGAGAAGGTGCCTCGAACCGTCACCTCTGTGGCGCTGGAACACCTCGCCCCTTCCACTCTCTATTTCCTCTGTATCAGCTGCAAAAAGGCTGCCTTCCCATACAGTCACTACTGTACCATGTTCCACACCCTGGATAAGAGTCCACTGGCTGCGGGGGGCTCCCTGGTGGACCCCCAAATTTCCCTTTGGGTGCTGATGGCCATCCTGCTGGCCTGCTTCACTGCTGTGTTGGCCTTCATCTGCCTCCAGTTCTGGTGCATCCGTTGTCATGAGCCTCGATGGTCTTACAGAGCTGGCCACATGGAGGAAGCCAACGGGCTGGTAAGATGGCCCGAGGAGGCCCCAGCCCTTGGTCAGAGGGAAGACGACCTGCAGGGGCTCCCCCTGGTGGAACTGCTGCGAAAGAACTCCGGGGCCAGAATAGAAGCTGATCCAGAAGCAGAAGCCAACCGGGATGCCTTGGATGTGGTGGCCTTAGCTAGAGGGGGTGGTGACCAGCCAGTCATACTGCCTCACTATAGAGCGTGAGCAATGGGGAAGAGATGGCCCATTTCACATAGCCTAAAATgctgtctgcagtgtgtcctaTGTGAACATTTGTCTATAGGCCACCCGCTTCTCTCAATTGACAGTGCTGGATGGATGAGTGGGGTTGGATGGATGCCAAATGACAATGCTCCCCAAGCTGGAAAACACAGACCCTCGAGGTATGTTAGGGCAAACAAGGCTTGCTTTAGTATTGTCCATCTGGAGGCCTAGTCAAGAACTGCAGACCTTGTTTCAATATTAAAATCACTGTGGCTGCATCACAGAGAGTAAAAGTAGCTGGACCTGAGTCTGAGACACTAGAAAGAAATGTGGAGTCAGATGTGGACCCTGAGAATCTTTTGAACAGGATGAAAGCCCTGTTCTGTCAGGCAACCGCACACCACACCCTGCACCCccaggctcattttttttttaagccacagACTGGCTTATTGTTAGCAGCTAATACCTTTTATTTAAACTGACCACAGATTTAAAACATAGACCCTTATTAGACAGCCTTGTATTACCCCATAAACAAAAATCCAGGCCCCTCTTGTTATAAACAGTACAGATGTAagaataaatacaacaaaataatattaaataatattaaatgatgACAACTTCTGTCTGCCAATGCCTCTGGGCTGAAGATCATCTCTCTTGTGTTTGAGCAAAAGGGAGGCCAGCCAGTGTTGAAGAGACTAGCATCAACACTAATGTAAGTGGCCTTCCATTATAGAACAGAAGGTTTGAAAGAGAATTGGAAAGGGAAGCATGTTTTTCAGTTGTGAATCATGTCTGTGAACCACCTCAAATGCTGTCTGccagccctccccaccctccttttGGTGTGTTTGGGGGGGTGCAATCTCACTACATAGCTTTGGCTGACTGGAACTTGccacatagaccaggctgtccttgaactcacaacagtcCTACTGCCTCGGCCTCTCCAGCATTAGGACAGTTGAGCCCTACCACACCTGGGTTACAAGCTTCTCTTAGTttgagaaaatgaccttaaacAGTCTGACTCCTCTGGAGAAGACACCTGTGCCCCCGAGCACCCTCCTCCTACCTGGGAAGTGCCCCATCCAGATCTTCTCTGGGTTAACCACACTTCTAAATCCGAAGCTTTCTTGACCTCACACCGCTGTATTCCTGTAAGCTTTTCTCTGCTTACTTGGGAAATGGGATCAAAGGCAGCTGTTTTTGTTCTGTTGCCTCCTTTTTTGGTGGGAGACATGTTTCACCCTTATGGTGGCTTTCTTTATTCCTCCCACATGACATTGGTGGGACTTGGTGAAAACTATTCCTCACCACACATGTGGACATGGAAATATAGGTAGGTATAGATTATGTCTCTTCACCCCTGATGTACACTACGAGGCCAGACATGGGTTACTCATGGGGGTAATTACTTGGAATGAAGGTGTACATGTGAACAAAAGCCACATAAGGTAGAGGAACCTTCCTCTCAGAGACAGCCTCAGCCATCTACAATGGCCTTCAAGCTCTGTCCGTAAACCCCTTATATTCACAAAGCCCCAAATCCCAGAATCACCAACCAAGAAATGGGAGAAAGTGGGAAGCCGCAAGGAGAAGCCCCCCATATACCCATTTCCCCACCAAGCTCGGCGGTACTCACCCCTCTCCTCAGCTCCCACCCGATTCCCCAGCCCCCAGAGCTTTGTCCACCCATCCCTGCTCGCTGTGAACCAATAAAGATGGATGGACTTGTAATGGTCTGTGCCTGGCTCTCAATGGACCTCTTGGACAACACAGCCTCTGACTTTCCTGATTCTGGGAACATCTTTCTATTGGTATTTTTCTCACTCTGTCACAGGTGGCGCGGGCTGTGACTAATTACCTTGGATCCATAGAGGTAATAAGGCTGGACGTTGGCGGGTTTGTCTCGCTGTGGTTCTTGGGAGAAGGGGATGGCAGTTCGGACAAAGCTAGAAGAGacgagagacagagaaacagtgagCTGAGTCCCAGAGACGCTTGTCAAGGGACAGGAGACTGCAGTagcactccccccacccccacccactccagcTGCAGCATGTCCAAGATGGCTGCCTACAGAGCAGCTGCACGCTTCTGATACCCTCCCTCTGACTACTGTGAGCTTGCCTATTCTTCTTGAAAAAGCAGGGAAACTTGGAGCCCAGGAGGCATAGAACTTGGAGGCCATAGAAGATGGCCTTCTCTGGGGCTTCAGTTTGGTTTAAACACTTAGTCAGTAAACTCTCTGTAACGGGCCAGGCAGAAAATCCTTCAGCTTTGCAGGCCGGATGTCTCTGCAGCGAGGACTCAGCTCTGCCCCTGAGCACGAAAACATCACAAACAATGGCATGCCAGTGAACATGCCTAAGTTCCAGCAgaactgtgagtttgaagtcatctTCAGGTCATGACTGTCCCTCTTTGGATTTCCCCCTAACCACCTGCTAAAGATGGCAacactgggctggggagatggctcaactgttagGCACTTGCCACATTAGCACGAGGACCAAAGTTGGGATCCCTAGATCCC
Above is a window of Onychomys torridus chromosome 8, mOncTor1.1, whole genome shotgun sequence DNA encoding:
- the Fndc9 gene encoding fibronectin type III domain-containing protein 9, which codes for MNIEVGNVSYTGAVISWSSSEPCLEDYYHIMYRPNWNSIFSSYLRYSFHHEEKVPRTVTSVALEHLAPSTLYFLCISCKKAAFPYSHYCTMFHTLDKSPLAAGGSLVDPQISLWVLMAILLACFTAVLAFICLQFWCIRCHEPRWSYRAGHMEEANGLVRWPEEAPALGQREDDLQGLPLVELLRKNSGARIEADPEAEANRDALDVVALARGGGDQPVILPHYRA